In the genome of Bacillota bacterium, one region contains:
- a CDS encoding isochorismatase family cysteine hydrolase has product MARLRVEALPYEFECDTGHTALLIIDMQRDFCAPGGFGEKLGNDISLTRKVIAPIQRVLSAWREAGLFVVHTREGHRPDLSDCPASKLRRSKRQGAGIGDPGPMGRILVRGEYGHDIVDELKPLPGEPVVDKPGKGAFYQTDLDVILRTRGISSLVVTGVTTHVCVHTTIREANDRGYECLLLEDCAAAFDPRDHEAAVRMVHQQGGIFGWVSTSEALLKALGQLRA; this is encoded by the coding sequence ATGGCACGGCTTCGCGTTGAAGCGCTACCGTACGAGTTCGAGTGCGACACCGGGCACACTGCCTTGTTGATCATCGACATGCAGCGGGATTTTTGTGCACCGGGAGGGTTTGGGGAGAAACTGGGCAATGACATCTCACTGACCCGTAAGGTTATTGCCCCGATCCAGCGTGTTCTCTCTGCGTGGAGGGAAGCAGGGCTGTTTGTCGTGCATACGCGTGAGGGGCACCGCCCGGATCTGTCGGATTGCCCGGCCAGCAAGCTGCGCCGCAGCAAGCGGCAGGGTGCGGGTATCGGTGACCCCGGGCCGATGGGGAGGATCCTGGTGAGGGGTGAGTATGGACACGACATCGTGGACGAGCTTAAACCCTTGCCGGGTGAGCCCGTGGTCGACAAGCCGGGGAAGGGTGCATTCTACCAGACAGATCTGGACGTCATTCTGCGAACGCGAGGGATCAGTTCTCTCGTGGTTACGGGTGTGACGACCCACGTGTGTGTTCACACAACTATCCGCGAGGCGAACGACCGCGGGTATGAGTGTCTGTTGCTCGAGGATTGCGCTGCAGCGTTTGATCCCCGAGACCATGAGGCAGCCGTACGCATGGTCCACCAACAGGGGGGCATCTTCGGCTGGGTGTCCACGTCAGAGGCACTGCTGAAGGCGCTGGGTCAGTTGCGTGCGTGA